A stretch of the Nicotiana tabacum cultivar K326 chromosome 6, ASM71507v2, whole genome shotgun sequence genome encodes the following:
- the LOC107803788 gene encoding pentatricopeptide repeat-containing protein At4g25270, chloroplastic-like, whose protein sequence is MEIMALPLQQNISISINFRLPYLCTISTYPSFSLTNENTKNRKLQNPKQTRGNPKTHISLPKSRQTQLIFNQRSPPKTKIEALETVISKLESTVSNGTEVNDPQILASLLETCFNLQAIDHGIRVHRLIPEKLLRKNVGISSKLIRLYACSGQTKKAHELFDKMPKRNASAFPWNSIISGYAENGLFEDALAIYFQMVEEGVEPDYYTFPRALKACGGVGLIHVGEEVHRHVIRRGLESNGFILNALVDMYAKCGDIVKARKLFDQIGTKDLVSWNSMLIGYIRHELISEAFNLFHLMIREGIVPDSVSISALLVARLPFSIGKQIHGWVLRRGNNQELSVVNSLVDFYADQKKLKQVRWLFEHMHERDVVSWNSVISAHSKHPEALSYFEKMEKFGATPDGVTFVSLLSTCAHLGKLEDGERLFRTMKQRYDISPRMEHYGCMVNLYGRIGLIDKAFDFVMKGMEFEAGPTIWGALLYACYKHRNVKIGEIAAQHLFELEPDNEHNFELLMKIYKNAGLLEDVERMKLMMVERGLDSSTPYKRC, encoded by the coding sequence ATGGAGATAATGGCTCTGCCATTGCAGCAAAACATTTCCATTAGCATTAATTTCAGATTGCCCTATCTTTGTACAATATCCACATACCCAAGTTTCTCTTTAACAAACGAAAACACAAAAAATAGGAAACTACAAAATCCGAAACAGACTCGGGGAAACCCAAAAACCCACATCAGTCTTCCAAAATCACGACAAACCCAGCTGATTTTCAATCAAAGAAGCCCTCCCAAAACCAAAATTGAAGCTCTTGAAACTGTCATCAGTAAATTAGAGTCTACAGTAAGCAATGGCACTGAGGTTAATGACCCACAAATCTTGGCTTCCCTTTTAGAAACATGCTTTAATTTACAGGCTATTGATCACGGTATCCGTGTTCATCGGCTCATCCCCGAGAAACTTTTACGTAAAAACGTTGGCATTTCATCGAAACTGATAAGGCTTTACGCTTGCAGTGGACAAACCAAGAAGGCACATGaactgtttgataaaatgccaaaGAGAAATGCCTCAGCATTTCCTTGGAATTCGATTATATCTGGCTATGCTGAGAATGGCTTGTTTGAAGATGCGCTGGCAATTTATTTTCAGATGGTGGAGGAGGGTGTGGAGCCCGATTATTACACTTTCCCACGTGCGTTGAAGGCATGTGGAGGAGTTGGATTGATTCATGTAGGAGAGGAAGTTCATCGGCATGTGATTCGTCGTGGGTTGGAAAGTAATGGGTTTATTTTAAACGCGCTTGTTGATATGTACGCCAAATGTGGTGATATTGTTAAGGCTCGGAAACTCTTTGATCAAATTGGGACAAAGGATTTGGTTTCTTGGAATTCAATGCTCATCGGATACATTAGGCATGAGCTCATTAGTGAGGCGTTCAACTTGTTTCATCTTATGATACGTGAAGGAATAGTACCTGACTCTGTCTCTATATCAGCATTACTTGTGGCCAGATTACCTTTCTCAATCGGTAAACAAATTCATGGATGGGTTCTTCGTCGAGGGAATAATCAAGAATTGTCTGTTGTTAACTCTTTGGTTGACTTCTATGCGGACCAAAAAAAATTGAAGCAAGTGAGATGGTTGTTTGAACATATGCACGAACGAGATGTGGTATCATGGAATTCGGTCATTTCAGCTCACTCTAAGCACCCTGAAGCTCTATCGTACTTTGAGAAGATGGAGAAATTTGGTGCCACGCCGGATGGTGTCACATTTGTGTCATTGCTGTCCACATGCGCTCATTTAGGGAAACTAGAGGATGGGGAGAGGTTGTTTAGAACTATGAAACAGAGGTATGATATTAGTCCAAGGATGGAACATTATGGCTGTATGGTGAATCTATATGGAAGGATAGGATTGATAGACAAAGCTTTTGATTTTGTAATGAAGGGAATGGAATTTGAAGCTGGACCAACCATTTGGGGTGCATTGTTATATGCTTGCTACAAGCATCGCAATGTTAAAATTGGAGAGATAGCTGCGCAACATCTGTTCGAGTTGGAGCCAGATAATGAGCATAATTTTGAGCTTTTGATGAAGATTTATAAGAATGCTGGTCTACTAGAGGATGTAGAGAGAATGAAGCTAATGATGGTAGAACGAGGATTAGATAGTTCGACACCATACAAAAGATGTTAA
- the LOC107803790 gene encoding GCN5-related N-acetyltransferase 10, chloroplastic-like: MAQIQCQPKFHSIFKKDVSLKCRILQPSNVLYINRSNKKIGRLIVQCCCSSSSSFPVSLTTREEEVGLKLEVGNVGKRRGEYEVDCFVNENGWKVRRMNETKEEMRKVAAIQAEAFHKPASFDFFKAKLLSGLVKRLRNSPPDRYACLVAEPSSDSPQDIVGVVNATVLRDKDVLHYFPGAEEYLYISGIAVLNQFRREKVATALLKACDVLARFWGFDYLVLRAYEGDFGARQLYTNAGYSVVSSDPLWNSTLIGRRRRVLMVKHESTNIH, encoded by the exons atggcGCAAATTCAGTGCCAACCAAAATTTCACAGTATTTTCAAGAAAGATGTTTCTTTGAAATGCAGAATCCTACAACCATCTAATGTACTTTACATTAACAGAAGCAACAAGAAAATTGGCAGATTGATCGTACAATGCTGTTGCAGTAGTAGTTCATCATTTCCAGTGTCATTAACAACAAGGGAAGAAGAAGTGGGATTGAAGCTTGAGGTTGGAAATGTTGGAAAACGAAGAGGAGAATATGAGGTTGACTGTTTTGTGAATGAGAATGGTTGGAAAGTGAGAAGAATGAATGAAActaaagaagagatgaggaaagtTGCTGCAATTCAAGCTGAAGCTTTTCATAAACCTGCTTCCTTTGATTTCTTTAAG GCTAAACTACTTTCAGGACTTGTTAAAAGACTAAGGAATTCACCACCAGACAG GTATGCATGTTTGGTTGCGGAGCCCTCAAGTGACAGTCCTCAAGATATTGTTGGGGTCGTTAACGCTACAGTTTTAAGAGATAAAGATGTTCTTCACTACTTTCCTGGAGCTGAGGAATACCTGTACATTTCTGGGATAGCTGTATTGAACCAATTCAG GAGGGAGAAAGTTGCAACTGCTTTGCTTAAGGCCTGTGATGTGCTTGCAAGATTTTGGGGTTTCGATTATCTCGTCCTAAGGGCATATGAGGGTGATTTTGGTGCTCGACAATTGTATACAAATGCAGGGTACAGTGTAGTTTCAAGTGATCCTCTATGGAATTCTACGTTGATTGGTCGAAGAAGACGAGTTCTTATGGTTAAACATGAATCAACTAACATTCATTGA
- the LOC107803787 gene encoding uncharacterized protein LOC107803787, with translation MENYSIWSRATLLALECKNKLGFIDGIVRRANVGKDLEKQWDRCNALVKSWIMSNDLFTRRVKETSKEEDGLYVLNSRKRKPITEEPKAIAVSGELNAVI, from the exons ATGGAAAATTATAGCATTTGGAGTCGCGCGACGCTGCTGGCGTTGGAATGCAAAAACAAGCTCGGATTTATTGACGGCATCGTTCGTCGAGCTAATGTTGGCAAGGATTTGGAGAAACAGTGGGATCGCTGCAATGCTTTGGTGAAATCATGGATTATGAGCAAT GATCTCTTCACTAGGAGGGTGAAGGAGACTAGTAAGGAAGAAGATGGCTTATATGTCCTAAATTCAAGGAAAAGGAAACCAATTACTGAAGAACCAAAAGCAATAGCAGTTTCTGGAGAGTTGAATGCAGTTATTTGA